A part of Desulfobacter sp. genomic DNA contains:
- a CDS encoding UDP-3-O-acyl-N-acetylglucosamine deacetylase, producing MTEFYNQRTIATNVALSGTGVHSGKKNNLTIKPARENHGIKFRRVDQPGTQDIPALFKLVVDTSLATVLGTSDGTIVSTIEHLMASFAGLGIDNALVEMDDYEMPIMDGSAWEFTQALSAAGIVEQSLPKHFIIIKKPIEVTDGDKFVKILPEPCFKISCSIDFDHPLIGFQELVFDRAKNNFEAEISRARTFGFIKDIEMLKRFSLGKGGSLDNAIIIDNDKILNEGGLRYRDEFVRHKILDSLGDFSLLGMPIQGHIITHKSGHTLNHLFIKKFLDEKEAWETGPAKRS from the coding sequence ATGACTGAATTTTATAACCAGCGCACCATAGCAACCAATGTGGCCCTCTCCGGCACAGGAGTCCACTCCGGGAAAAAAAACAATCTCACCATTAAACCGGCCCGGGAAAACCACGGCATCAAATTCCGGCGGGTGGACCAGCCCGGTACCCAGGACATTCCGGCATTGTTCAAGCTGGTGGTGGACACCAGCCTGGCAACGGTGCTGGGGACCAGCGACGGTACCATTGTCTCCACCATTGAACACCTCATGGCAAGTTTTGCCGGCCTCGGCATCGACAATGCCCTGGTGGAAATGGACGACTATGAAATGCCCATCATGGACGGATCGGCCTGGGAGTTTACCCAGGCCCTGTCCGCCGCAGGCATTGTGGAGCAATCCCTTCCCAAACATTTCATCATTATAAAAAAGCCCATTGAGGTCACAGACGGCGATAAATTTGTCAAAATCCTTCCAGAGCCCTGTTTTAAGATTTCCTGTTCCATTGATTTCGACCACCCCCTCATCGGTTTTCAGGAGCTGGTATTCGACCGGGCCAAAAATAATTTTGAGGCGGAAATCAGCCGTGCGCGCACATTCGGCTTCATTAAAGACATCGAAATGCTCAAAAGATTCAGCCTGGGCAAGGGGGGAAGTCTTGACAACGCCATTATTATCGACAATGATAAAATTTTGAACGAAGGCGGACTACGGTACCGGGATGAATTTGTCCGGCACAAAATTCTGGACAGCCTGGGTGATTTTTCTCTGCTGGGAATGCCCATCCAGGGACATATCATCACACACAAATCCGGCCACACCCTGAACCACTTGTTCATAAAAAAATTCCTTGATGAAAAAGAGGCCTGGGAAACAGGCCCTGCAAAACGAAGCTGA
- a CDS encoding YifB family Mg chelatase-like AAA ATPase, translated as MISKMYSSAVRGIDAIVVEVEVDISFGMPVFQMVGLAETAVRESRERVRSAVQNAGYSFPMDRVVVNLAPADVKKEGTGLDLPVALGILCASGLFSQQASENWIMAGELSLDGRLKPVKAALPFALAARDNGFKGIILPEENGAEAALVKDIEVMGVSHLSQVVEFLAGRTPIVPAVPEPGGLSPAHWEGPAADFAHVRGQAHVKRALEVGAAGNHHILMDGPAGSGKSMMAKCLPGILPLPTFEEAMETARIYSITGAEPGRALMERPFRSPHHSISDAGLVGGGTGPVPGEISLAHNGVLFLDELPEFRRNALEVLRQPLEEGRITLARAKAKATYPCRFMLVGAMNPCICGNFTNPAAACTCTPAQIRRYRSKVSGPLLDRMDIQVEVPRLSYDELTRMDPEESSAAIRERVVAARELQQKRFNRTAPCYSNAQMGPEQIREYCGLEPDSETILRRAVDRLNLSARAWASILKVARTIADLAHEARILRAHILEAVQYRNFERKDGMP; from the coding sequence ATGATCTCAAAAATGTATTCCTCCGCCGTCCGGGGCATCGACGCCATTGTGGTGGAAGTGGAGGTGGATATCTCCTTTGGCATGCCTGTGTTCCAGATGGTCGGCCTGGCTGAAACGGCGGTGCGGGAGAGTCGTGAACGGGTGAGATCCGCCGTCCAGAATGCGGGATACTCTTTTCCCATGGACCGTGTGGTGGTCAACCTGGCCCCCGCGGATGTTAAAAAAGAAGGCACCGGGCTGGACCTGCCCGTGGCCCTGGGCATCCTCTGCGCCTCGGGGCTTTTTAGCCAGCAGGCCTCAGAGAATTGGATCATGGCCGGAGAGCTGTCCCTGGACGGGCGCCTGAAGCCGGTGAAGGCGGCCCTCCCCTTTGCACTGGCGGCAAGGGACAACGGGTTTAAAGGGATAATCCTGCCCGAGGAAAACGGAGCTGAAGCCGCCCTGGTCAAGGATATTGAGGTGATGGGGGTATCCCATCTTTCCCAGGTGGTGGAATTCCTTGCAGGCCGGACACCGATCGTGCCGGCAGTCCCGGAGCCGGGCGGTCTATCTCCGGCGCATTGGGAGGGTCCGGCAGCGGATTTCGCCCATGTCCGGGGCCAGGCCCATGTAAAGCGGGCCCTGGAAGTGGGCGCCGCAGGCAATCACCACATCCTGATGGACGGCCCTGCCGGATCGGGCAAGAGCATGATGGCCAAATGCCTGCCCGGCATCCTGCCCCTGCCCACCTTTGAAGAAGCCATGGAAACCGCCCGGATTTATTCCATCACCGGTGCGGAACCGGGCCGTGCCCTCATGGAGCGGCCTTTCCGCTCTCCCCACCATTCCATTTCCGATGCGGGGCTTGTGGGCGGCGGAACAGGCCCGGTCCCCGGGGAAATCAGCCTGGCCCACAACGGGGTGCTTTTTCTGGATGAGCTGCCTGAATTCCGGCGCAACGCCCTGGAGGTGCTGCGGCAGCCCCTTGAAGAGGGACGGATCACCCTGGCCCGGGCCAAGGCCAAGGCCACTTATCCCTGCCGGTTTATGCTGGTCGGCGCAATGAATCCCTGTATCTGCGGCAATTTCACCAACCCGGCCGCCGCCTGTACCTGCACCCCGGCCCAGATCCGGAGGTACCGCTCAAAAGTCTCCGGCCCCCTTTTGGACCGGATGGATATCCAGGTGGAAGTGCCCCGGCTTTCCTATGATGAATTGACCCGGATGGACCCTGAAGAATCCTCCGCCGCGATCAGGGAACGGGTGGTGGCCGCAAGGGAACTCCAGCAGAAAAGATTCAACAGGACAGCCCCCTGTTACAGTAACGCCCAGATGGGACCGGAACAGATACGGGAATATTGCGGCCTTGAACCGGACTCAGAAACCATCCTGCGCCGGGCCGTAGACCGACTTAACCTGTCGGCCAGGGCCTGGGCCTCAATATTAAAAGTTGCCCGGACCATTGCAGACCTGGCCCACGAGGCCAGGATCCTGAGGGCCCATATTCTGGAAGCGGTTCA